In the Xiamenia xianingshaonis genome, one interval contains:
- a CDS encoding SDR family NAD(P)-dependent oxidoreductase: MGFLTGKTAIITGGGFAALKDGSAGSIGYGIATAYAKEGANLVLTGRNVKKLEDAKERLEGEFGIRVLAVQADVNAGADNEAVVQGVVDAAMAEFGRIDVLVNNAQASASGVPLADNTTDQFNLAIYSGLYATFYYMKACHPHLKETRGSVINFASGAGLFGNFGQAAYAAAKEGIRGMTRVAATEWGPDGINVNVVCPLAWTAQLEKFQDEYPDAFAANVHMPPMGHYGNVETEIGRVVVQLANPDFKFMSGETLVLEGGMGQRP, from the coding sequence ATGGGTTTTCTGACTGGTAAGACGGCGATCATCACGGGTGGCGGCTTTGCGGCGCTCAAGGACGGCAGCGCGGGCTCCATCGGCTACGGCATTGCGACGGCGTACGCGAAAGAAGGCGCGAACCTGGTTCTGACCGGGCGCAACGTGAAGAAGCTTGAGGACGCGAAGGAGCGCTTGGAAGGCGAGTTCGGCATTCGCGTGCTGGCCGTGCAGGCCGACGTGAACGCCGGCGCCGACAACGAGGCCGTCGTGCAAGGCGTCGTGGACGCGGCCATGGCGGAGTTCGGGCGGATCGACGTGCTGGTGAACAACGCGCAGGCTTCCGCTTCGGGCGTGCCGCTGGCCGACAACACCACCGACCAGTTCAACCTGGCCATCTATTCGGGCCTGTACGCCACCTTCTATTACATGAAGGCGTGCCATCCGCATCTGAAGGAGACGCGCGGGTCGGTCATCAACTTCGCGTCCGGGGCGGGGCTGTTCGGCAACTTCGGCCAGGCGGCCTATGCGGCGGCGAAGGAAGGCATCCGCGGCATGACGCGCGTGGCGGCCACCGAGTGGGGCCCGGACGGCATCAACGTGAACGTCGTCTGCCCGCTGGCGTGGACGGCCCAGCTGGAGAAGTTCCAGGACGAGTATCCGGACGCGTTCGCGGCCAACGTGCACATGCCTCCGATGGGCCACTACGGCAACGTGGAAACCGAGATCGGGCGCGTGGTCGTGCAGCTGGCGAACCCCGACTTCAAGTTCATGAGCGGCGAGACGCTCGTGCTGGAAGGCGGCATGGGCCAGCGTCCGTAA
- a CDS encoding L-lactate MFS transporter: MAFRQSRVLVLAAACVCNALVGSLYMWSIFNLPLQAERGWAPGGIALAYSLYLVSECVASIVCGRLQASVSPRARAYFGGLFLSVGWFCGGIAPSLPIMYLTFSLIGGIGSGFLYNTAMTIATDWYPDRRGFATGWCTGCTGLSPLLFAPLGNALIESMGVDWAFKISALLFLAATLGFAWLLRRPPAPGAAAAGEGAGSDAADATASAASQPSAIGRPLDMPPSRMMRTPEFYSLWLVYVVGATSGMMLIGHASGIGQQLVSMTVAQGALMVGVLAVANFAGRLLFGALSDRFGRYPVLAFTLATTAVLMIACFAHATTFPLFTAVLFATGLCFGGIMSIVPALTGDLFGLAHYGQNYALVFSGYTCASLIGPMLGALVLEQTGAYTAAFPIAGALSVAGVGLVALTRLLAQRRGRAA; this comes from the coding sequence GTGGCTTTCAGACAGTCTCGCGTGCTGGTGTTGGCGGCGGCGTGCGTGTGCAACGCGCTCGTCGGCTCGCTGTACATGTGGAGCATCTTCAACCTGCCGCTTCAGGCGGAACGCGGCTGGGCGCCCGGCGGCATTGCGCTTGCCTACTCGCTCTACCTTGTGAGCGAATGCGTCGCAAGCATCGTGTGCGGTCGCTTGCAGGCTTCCGTCTCGCCGCGCGCCCGTGCGTATTTCGGCGGGCTGTTTTTGTCCGTGGGGTGGTTCTGCGGCGGCATCGCCCCGTCGCTGCCGATCATGTATCTTACGTTCAGCCTGATCGGAGGGATAGGAAGCGGCTTTCTGTACAACACGGCCATGACGATCGCCACCGACTGGTACCCCGACAGACGCGGATTCGCCACAGGGTGGTGCACCGGCTGCACGGGGCTTTCTCCGCTGCTGTTCGCGCCGTTGGGAAACGCCCTCATCGAAAGCATGGGCGTCGACTGGGCCTTCAAGATCAGCGCGCTGCTGTTCTTGGCGGCCACGCTCGGGTTCGCGTGGCTGCTGCGCCGCCCGCCTGCGCCCGGGGCTGCGGCCGCCGGCGAAGGCGCCGGCTCTGATGCTGCCGATGCGACCGCTTCCGCCGCCTCCCAGCCATCCGCCATCGGCCGCCCGCTCGACATGCCGCCTTCGCGCATGATGCGCACGCCCGAGTTCTACAGCCTGTGGCTCGTCTACGTCGTGGGCGCCACGTCCGGCATGATGCTCATCGGGCATGCTTCGGGCATCGGGCAACAGCTTGTGTCGATGACCGTGGCGCAAGGCGCGCTCATGGTGGGAGTGTTAGCCGTCGCCAACTTTGCGGGGCGCCTTTTGTTCGGGGCGCTTTCCGACCGCTTCGGGCGCTATCCGGTGCTTGCGTTCACGCTGGCGACGACGGCGGTCCTCATGATTGCGTGCTTCGCCCATGCCACGACGTTTCCGCTGTTCACGGCGGTGCTGTTTGCCACGGGGCTGTGCTTTGGCGGCATCATGTCCATCGTGCCGGCGCTGACCGGCGACCTGTTCGGCCTTGCGCACTACGGCCAAAACTACGCGCTGGTGTTTTCGGGGTACACCTGCGCCTCGCTCATCGGCCCGATGCTCGGGGCGCTTGTGCTGGAGCAGACCGGCGCCTACACGGCGGCTTTTCCCATCGCCGGCGCGTTGTCGGTCGCAGGAGTCGGGCTTGTCGCGCTCACGCGGCTGCTGGCGCAGAGGCGGGGACGCGCGGCGTAA
- a CDS encoding metallopeptidase family protein — translation MEPLTSEEFERIVEEAIAAVPKRFREAMENIVIVIEDEPTDDDFETADSPESYGGSFCDDELLGLYDGISLPDRVDFYELDVPDVITVYKGPHERCFEDRDELVEEVGKTIVHEIGHYFGLDDDKLYDMGY, via the coding sequence ATGGAGCCGTTGACCTCAGAAGAATTCGAACGCATCGTTGAAGAGGCCATCGCCGCTGTTCCGAAACGTTTCAGGGAAGCGATGGAGAACATCGTCATCGTCATCGAGGACGAGCCGACCGACGACGACTTCGAGACGGCAGATTCGCCGGAATCCTACGGCGGCTCGTTTTGCGACGACGAGCTGCTGGGACTCTATGACGGCATCAGCCTGCCGGACCGCGTCGACTTTTACGAATTGGACGTGCCCGACGTGATCACCGTGTACAAAGGCCCGCACGAGCGCTGCTTCGAAGATCGCGACGAGCTGGTGGAAGAAGTCGGGAAGACGATCGTGCACGAGATCGGGCATTACTTCGGACTTGACGACGACAAGCTCTACGACATGGGGTATTAG
- a CDS encoding aldo/keto reductase has protein sequence MRLRTLGKTGLEVSEIGFGAEWMEGPADEVREFVRTCQDSGINLMDVWMSDPAMRGKLGQAMADLGSRDKWIIQGHVGSTWQNGQYVRTRDVEKCRAAFEDLLRLLQTDHVELGMIHYVDSPDEFAEIMDDSPYLAYVRSLRDAGAIGHIGLSTHNPDVALAALDHPEIEMIMFSINPAFDMMPPTDDLEVLYGDLAQANDEGIDPVRARFYAECQRRNVGLTVMKPYAGGRLLDAEKSPFEVALTPVQCIHYCLTRPAAVSVLAGYSELPQIAEAVAYEEASDDEKDYASVLAGAPRHAYAGHCIYCGHCQPCTVGIDIATVNKFADLALMHDTVPESIREHYTALHVNAADCTGCQACEPNCPFGVPIAKRMEETAELFA, from the coding sequence ATGCGTCTGCGCACATTGGGGAAGACGGGTTTGGAAGTCAGCGAGATCGGGTTTGGGGCCGAGTGGATGGAAGGGCCGGCCGACGAGGTGCGCGAATTCGTGCGCACGTGCCAAGACAGCGGCATCAACCTCATGGACGTGTGGATGTCCGACCCCGCCATGCGCGGCAAGCTAGGACAGGCCATGGCCGACCTGGGCAGCCGCGACAAATGGATCATCCAAGGGCATGTGGGCTCGACCTGGCAAAACGGCCAGTATGTGCGCACCCGCGACGTCGAGAAATGCCGCGCGGCCTTCGAAGACCTGCTGCGCCTGCTGCAAACCGACCACGTGGAGCTCGGCATGATCCACTACGTGGACAGCCCCGACGAGTTCGCCGAGATCATGGACGACTCGCCGTATCTGGCCTACGTGCGCAGCCTGCGCGACGCCGGAGCGATCGGGCATATCGGGCTGTCCACGCACAACCCCGACGTGGCGCTGGCGGCCCTTGACCACCCCGAGATCGAAATGATCATGTTCTCTATCAACCCGGCCTTCGACATGATGCCGCCCACCGACGATTTGGAGGTGCTGTACGGAGATCTGGCCCAAGCGAACGACGAGGGCATCGACCCGGTCCGCGCGCGCTTTTATGCGGAATGCCAGCGCCGCAACGTGGGCCTCACCGTCATGAAGCCTTACGCCGGCGGCCGCTTGCTCGATGCGGAAAAGTCTCCTTTCGAGGTCGCGCTCACGCCGGTGCAGTGCATCCACTACTGCCTGACGCGCCCGGCGGCCGTCTCGGTGCTGGCCGGCTACAGCGAACTGCCGCAGATCGCCGAAGCCGTCGCCTACGAAGAGGCTTCCGACGACGAGAAGGATTACGCGTCAGTGCTCGCCGGGGCGCCGCGGCACGCCTATGCGGGCCACTGCATTTACTGCGGACATTGCCAGCCCTGCACGGTCGGCATCGACATCGCGACGGTCAACAAGTTCGCCGACCTGGCGCTCATGCACGACACGGTGCCGGAATCGATTCGAGAGCACTACACGGCGCTGCATGTGAACGCAGCAGACTGCACCGGCTGCCAAGCCTGCGAGCCGAACTGCCCCTTCGGCGTGCCCATAGCCAAGCGCATGGAAGAGACGGCCGAACTGTTCGCATAG
- a CDS encoding SAM-dependent methyltransferase, translated as MNNFPKSETFSLHTVQSKIMGPNPLKLCEELLRGHEIPQGAVVLDLGSGTGITSCLLAREYGFATYAVDLWSDPGENMRFFEEMGLSNRQICPVKADASQGLPFATEFFDAVISIDAYNYFGRDSAYLGEKLLPHVKRSGLLYFAIPGMVRDCHDDLPPELLLSWTPEQLEYMHDMDWWRAMIEPTCGVRIERMAPLTCHDEAWADWLACDNEYAAGDRASMEAGAGRLLNSIGIVLRRL; from the coding sequence ATGAACAACTTCCCCAAATCAGAGACGTTTTCCCTGCATACCGTCCAATCCAAGATCATGGGCCCCAATCCTCTGAAGCTCTGCGAGGAGCTTCTTCGCGGGCATGAGATCCCGCAGGGCGCCGTGGTGCTCGACCTCGGTTCGGGCACGGGCATCACCTCGTGCCTGCTGGCCCGCGAGTACGGCTTTGCCACTTATGCCGTCGACCTGTGGAGCGATCCCGGCGAGAACATGCGCTTCTTCGAGGAGATGGGGCTGTCGAACCGACAGATCTGCCCCGTCAAGGCCGACGCCTCGCAGGGGCTGCCCTTCGCCACGGAGTTCTTCGACGCGGTCATCAGCATCGACGCCTACAACTACTTCGGACGCGACTCCGCATACCTCGGCGAGAAGCTTCTGCCGCACGTCAAGCGCAGCGGGCTTCTGTACTTCGCCATCCCCGGCATGGTGCGGGACTGCCACGACGATCTGCCGCCCGAGCTGCTGCTGAGCTGGACGCCCGAGCAGCTCGAGTACATGCACGACATGGACTGGTGGCGCGCGATGATCGAGCCCACCTGCGGCGTGCGCATCGAGCGCATGGCACCTTTGACCTGCCATGACGAGGCGTGGGCGGACTGGCTCGCCTGCGACAACGAGTATGCCGCCGGCGACCGCGCTTCGATGGAGGCTGGCGCGGGCAGGCTGCTGAACAGCATCGGCATCGTGCTGAGAAGGCTGTAA
- a CDS encoding IS256 family transposase encodes MDTLQDKGTLENLPFREDGTIDVNEMMRRGLEATVNQIMDWQADEICGEGNRRNGYRERRLMTVLGEITMRIPKLREGTYFPDELVRPYSRVDRAMVGIVKEVYVRGLSTRKIEKAADALKFGSLSPSRVSRMTADLDEEVAALNACRFDGTDFPYLWLDATYLNCRDEGHVQSKGVVTAIACGEDGSRRFVGFDVAGTESAVSWKAFLRSLRKRGVKGVKCVVSDDHAGLVQAIAEVFQGAAWQRCIVHLERSVAGWFSKKEDKAVAAAAMKAVFAERDPQLVRAAYRQATERIAQLKGRAGELLEDAEADALAYLDFPYGHHVRLRTNNVQERANGEIKRRTKVVGAFPSVGSMMRLVGAVLTDVNEEWLHAQFMDAASLKDVVKSETNLEPIPDEIIEKARICVTTAIEAKLGRAA; translated from the coding sequence ATGGACACTTTACAGGACAAGGGAACGCTGGAAAACCTTCCGTTTCGCGAGGACGGGACCATCGACGTCAACGAGATGATGCGTCGCGGGCTCGAGGCGACGGTCAACCAGATAATGGACTGGCAGGCAGACGAGATCTGCGGCGAGGGCAACCGGCGCAACGGCTACCGCGAGCGCAGGCTCATGACCGTGCTCGGCGAGATAACGATGAGGATCCCCAAGCTTCGGGAGGGCACCTACTTCCCCGACGAGCTGGTCAGGCCCTACTCGCGCGTCGACCGGGCAATGGTCGGCATCGTGAAGGAGGTCTACGTGCGCGGCCTGTCCACCCGCAAGATCGAGAAGGCCGCCGACGCGCTGAAGTTCGGCTCGCTGAGCCCCTCGCGCGTCTCGCGCATGACCGCCGACCTCGACGAGGAGGTCGCGGCCCTGAACGCATGCCGCTTCGACGGAACGGATTTTCCGTATTTGTGGCTCGACGCCACCTACCTCAACTGCCGCGACGAGGGCCATGTCCAGTCCAAGGGCGTGGTCACCGCCATAGCGTGCGGCGAGGACGGCTCGCGCCGATTCGTCGGATTCGACGTGGCGGGCACCGAGTCTGCGGTCTCGTGGAAGGCGTTTTTGAGGAGCCTGCGCAAGCGCGGCGTCAAAGGCGTCAAGTGCGTGGTCTCCGACGACCACGCAGGATTGGTCCAGGCGATAGCCGAGGTGTTCCAGGGGGCGGCGTGGCAGCGCTGCATCGTCCACCTCGAGCGCAGCGTGGCGGGCTGGTTCTCCAAGAAAGAGGACAAGGCCGTCGCCGCGGCGGCCATGAAGGCCGTCTTCGCCGAGCGCGACCCGCAGCTCGTGCGCGCCGCCTACCGCCAGGCGACGGAGCGCATCGCACAGCTCAAGGGGCGTGCGGGCGAGCTTCTCGAGGACGCCGAGGCCGACGCGCTGGCCTACCTCGACTTCCCGTACGGGCACCACGTCCGCCTGCGGACGAACAACGTGCAAGAGCGCGCCAACGGGGAGATAAAGAGGCGGACCAAGGTCGTGGGCGCGTTCCCGTCGGTCGGCTCGATGATGCGCCTGGTGGGGGCGGTGCTCACCGACGTCAACGAAGAGTGGCTCCATGCGCAGTTCATGGATGCGGCATCGCTTAAGGACGTAGTTAAGTCTGAGACAAACCTTGAACCTATTCCCGATGAAATCATAGAGAAGGCAAGGATATGCGTTACAACGGCAATCGAAGCTAAACTCGGAAGGGCGGCATGA
- a CDS encoding ATP-binding protein, with product MTTSSEYVFGANIIENLTTGMYKDSRVIYREYIQNACDSIDSAEKTGILEIGEGAIEIFLDARARSIEIRDNGLGVKAEDFKVVLGNIADSGKELGVDKGFRGIGRLAGLAYCGKLHFISKAKGESVESILACDAIRMRDLLNENNLGEKHTASEVLEQIYSFAEKPVCDGADIDSHYFKVLLEDVNKENSDLLDSARIRDYLAFVAPIPYQSTFLFRTKVHNHAKEVGHPIDEYKVFLDGEQLFKKYTCDIRDRSGNRDDVIHDVEFHDFFDDAGDLVAWMWFGASNFKGVIDKKNNPMSCLRLRKENIQIGDESTLDQFHREERGNRYFVGEVFAISRDLIPDSQRDYFNENGRRVSLEKMLKAYFETSLYDLYRLGSDANAARKKIVKAEQDKGDFKKKDDEQAFISQEEREEATDKLSKIKKEAVKAKEKLEKLQSKNADDRIKAELIDRIQKDAEKGVSEAKKAHRKGTDTKNRPKEGKVTPRAAGPKYSSFTRSERKLVTTIYEVIRLKAPKDAERLVKAIEDKICE from the coding sequence ATGACTACAAGTTCAGAATACGTGTTCGGAGCGAATATCATCGAGAACCTCACCACGGGAATGTACAAAGACTCGAGAGTGATATACCGAGAGTATATCCAAAACGCATGTGACTCTATAGATAGCGCAGAAAAGACCGGCATTCTCGAAATCGGTGAAGGTGCGATCGAGATCTTTCTTGACGCTAGGGCGAGGTCTATCGAGATACGCGATAACGGCCTTGGTGTAAAAGCTGAAGACTTTAAGGTCGTTTTGGGCAATATCGCCGATTCGGGAAAAGAGCTTGGCGTAGATAAAGGCTTTAGGGGCATAGGACGTCTTGCAGGTCTTGCATATTGCGGCAAGCTGCATTTCATCTCCAAGGCAAAAGGCGAAAGCGTCGAGTCAATACTCGCATGCGATGCCATTCGCATGAGGGACCTATTAAACGAGAACAATCTTGGAGAAAAGCACACTGCTTCCGAAGTGCTCGAACAAATCTACTCTTTCGCTGAAAAGCCAGTTTGCGACGGCGCCGATATTGATAGTCATTACTTCAAGGTTCTCCTGGAGGACGTGAACAAGGAGAACAGCGATCTGCTCGATTCGGCGCGTATAAGGGATTACCTCGCTTTTGTAGCTCCTATTCCCTACCAATCGACTTTCCTATTTAGGACCAAGGTGCACAACCACGCAAAAGAAGTGGGTCACCCAATTGACGAATACAAGGTATTTCTTGATGGAGAACAGCTGTTCAAGAAATACACTTGCGATATTCGCGACCGAAGCGGAAATCGTGACGACGTGATTCATGATGTCGAATTCCACGATTTCTTCGACGATGCAGGAGATCTCGTTGCCTGGATGTGGTTCGGCGCATCGAATTTCAAAGGGGTGATTGACAAGAAGAACAATCCAATGAGCTGCCTACGGCTACGAAAAGAGAATATCCAGATTGGCGATGAATCAACGTTGGATCAATTCCATCGCGAAGAGCGCGGCAACAGGTATTTCGTTGGCGAAGTATTCGCCATATCCAGAGATCTTATTCCGGATTCACAAAGAGACTACTTCAACGAGAACGGGCGACGCGTAAGCCTCGAAAAGATGTTGAAAGCATATTTCGAGACGTCGCTATATGATCTGTATCGCCTCGGCTCTGACGCCAACGCAGCCAGAAAGAAGATTGTCAAAGCCGAGCAAGATAAAGGCGATTTCAAGAAGAAAGACGATGAGCAGGCATTCATCAGCCAGGAAGAGCGCGAGGAAGCAACTGACAAGCTCAGCAAGATCAAAAAGGAAGCGGTCAAGGCAAAGGAAAAGCTCGAAAAACTGCAGAGCAAAAATGCCGACGATCGTATTAAAGCTGAGCTCATTGACCGCATTCAAAAAGACGCCGAAAAAGGAGTGAGCGAGGCAAAGAAAGCACACAGGAAGGGTACGGATACGAAGAATAGGCCCAAAGAAGGAAAGGTGACTCCTCGTGCAGCTGGACCAAAATATTCTTCGTTCACGCGGAGTGAAAGAAAGCTTGTAACAACCATCTACGAGGTAATAAGGTTGAAAGCGCCTAAGGATGCCGAGCGACTTGTTAAAGCTATCGAGGATAAGATCTGTGAGTAG
- a CDS encoding ATP-binding protein, translating to MGKLIGRVLATEKYPTTMDKFCFWTDQDLRLAAFDVIKVEHINGSFTFGVVENISHITDAQSFLTNYISSDFGDVNVEEPTLRVGMNYVEAKVSFNDSNWYTPVHNNAKVYLATEEEITFALGLRGIKNPLVCGSLKMYEGTQDEVNLPVHLNSKFILGPEGAHLNISGISGLASKTSYAMFLMKAIQDQHINDADENDDDSVAFVIFNVKGKDLMAIDQANEFLDEEDGTREKVLAEYDALGLSTEPFKHVRYLIPYSDKGRAKRSTYLDRDEEESYVRRKCLKKYKFIYGEDKESIEMMFANIDDTTMTMDSIISKVLDCDDSDFKGIETWGEFEDKLAELRAGGRKKDGSITVQSWKKFSRVFHKAIQDDMFANRVNYERAECRLAEELKQIGNNDVYVIDVAKLGEDKQAFVFGDVIRTIYNLKLGEFDDEDSVKPPARIVVFIDELNKYASKDSPKTSPIMRQILDVTERGRSLGVVLFAAEQFRSNINDRVTGNCATHAYGRTNSIETETKDYKSLPSTYRNMLTRLEQGDYLIQNPVFRTLLKIRFPKPIYKQFKQ from the coding sequence ATGGGCAAACTGATAGGCAGGGTATTGGCAACAGAAAAGTACCCGACCACGATGGACAAGTTTTGTTTTTGGACGGACCAAGATTTAAGGCTCGCGGCATTTGACGTCATCAAAGTCGAGCATATTAACGGTTCGTTCACGTTCGGAGTCGTAGAAAACATTTCCCATATCACAGATGCGCAAAGCTTTCTCACGAACTATATCTCAAGCGATTTCGGAGATGTGAACGTTGAGGAACCGACGCTGCGCGTAGGTATGAACTACGTAGAAGCAAAAGTTTCTTTTAACGATAGCAACTGGTATACGCCCGTCCACAACAACGCCAAGGTCTATCTTGCCACTGAAGAAGAGATCACTTTTGCGCTTGGTCTGCGCGGGATTAAAAACCCGCTTGTATGTGGTTCGCTCAAAATGTATGAGGGGACGCAGGATGAAGTCAATCTCCCAGTTCATCTGAATTCCAAATTCATCCTTGGACCCGAAGGCGCTCATTTGAATATATCTGGCATCTCGGGACTTGCTTCAAAAACGTCCTATGCGATGTTCCTCATGAAGGCAATCCAGGATCAACATATTAACGATGCTGATGAGAACGATGACGATAGCGTCGCTTTTGTAATCTTCAACGTCAAAGGTAAGGACCTGATGGCCATCGATCAAGCAAACGAGTTTCTTGACGAGGAGGACGGGACCAGAGAGAAGGTATTAGCCGAATACGATGCCCTGGGACTTTCAACCGAGCCGTTCAAGCACGTTAGATACCTCATACCCTATTCAGATAAGGGACGCGCAAAGCGAAGCACCTACCTTGACCGTGATGAAGAAGAATCTTACGTTAGGCGCAAATGTCTTAAGAAGTACAAGTTTATTTACGGTGAAGATAAAGAGAGCATTGAAATGATGTTCGCCAATATTGACGACACCACAATGACCATGGACTCGATCATCAGCAAGGTGCTGGATTGTGACGATTCCGATTTTAAAGGCATCGAGACATGGGGCGAATTCGAGGATAAGCTTGCCGAATTGCGCGCTGGCGGCAGAAAGAAAGATGGATCGATCACTGTGCAGAGCTGGAAGAAATTCAGCCGCGTTTTCCATAAGGCGATACAAGATGATATGTTCGCAAATCGAGTTAATTACGAACGTGCCGAATGCCGGCTCGCCGAAGAATTGAAGCAGATTGGAAATAACGATGTTTACGTGATTGACGTGGCCAAGCTTGGAGAAGACAAACAGGCATTTGTGTTCGGTGACGTCATTAGAACAATATACAACCTGAAACTTGGGGAATTCGATGACGAAGACAGCGTCAAGCCTCCCGCGCGTATTGTAGTTTTCATTGACGAGCTAAATAAGTACGCTTCCAAGGACAGCCCGAAAACATCACCAATCATGAGACAGATACTCGACGTTACCGAACGAGGACGATCGCTAGGCGTCGTTCTGTTTGCAGCCGAACAATTCAGATCGAACATTAATGACCGAGTGACTGGCAACTGTGCAACTCATGCCTACGGCAGAACCAATTCAATCGAAACCGAAACAAAGGATTATAAGAGCCTGCCGAGCACATATCGCAACATGCTTACACGATTGGAGCAAGGTGACTATCTCATACAGAATCCTGTGTTCCGAACGTTATTGAAGATTCGGTTCCCAAAACCGATTTACAAACAATTCAAGCAATAA
- a CDS encoding IS1634 family transposase: MRLKVARSSKSTRLYAIKSTYDPKTKKTSSKIAAKLGTAEEAMEREGLDYDGAIAWARAEIARMTEKEAFDAAAVTIRLRPAKRMEKGARRRANAGYLFPAKVLSELGLRDMCGRIAEGQGFDFDLGEIAEHLATGSMLAPSSKLATFKWCQKLIEPPAFAEHQVYRALSVLAKHSDAIQAGLYKSSSKLRRRRTGVLYYDCANYFFEIGCADEDGDRRYGVSKEHRPSPIVQMGLFVDADGVPLAFRIAPGNASEQTTLKPLERTIMEEFGESRFVACTDAGLSSKDNRLFSTEGGRAFVTAQSIKKMKTELREWALDPAGWRLSGSDAVYDLREAGEVETWERVLHKEKRAKDDEGFERRCVATFSFKRMEYRASMCERQAERAAAKAAKGAKAAERRSPNDPARLLCVEHVTAEGELADRAVASLDESKVAEEARCDGLSCIATSLEDDPADVIAVNKRRWRIEECFRTMKAELKARPACLSRADGIRGHFLTCFVALLVYRLMDERLGHKFTCGELLSTLRGMDVLELSGEGWVPAYARDDVADALHDAFGFRTDYEIVTNRQMGKVLTAAHSAKVRSTKR; the protein is encoded by the coding sequence ATGCGCCTCAAAGTGGCCAGATCGTCGAAGTCGACCAGACTGTATGCAATAAAGTCAACGTACGACCCCAAGACCAAAAAGACCTCTTCGAAGATAGCGGCCAAGCTCGGCACTGCCGAGGAGGCCATGGAGCGCGAGGGCCTTGACTATGACGGCGCGATTGCGTGGGCCCGCGCCGAGATCGCGCGCATGACCGAGAAGGAGGCCTTTGACGCGGCCGCCGTGACCATAAGGCTCAGGCCCGCGAAGCGGATGGAAAAGGGCGCAAGACGCCGCGCGAACGCAGGCTACCTGTTCCCCGCGAAGGTCCTCTCCGAGCTCGGGCTGCGAGACATGTGCGGCAGGATCGCCGAGGGGCAGGGGTTCGACTTCGACCTCGGGGAGATCGCCGAGCACCTGGCCACGGGAAGTATGCTCGCCCCCTCGTCGAAGCTCGCCACGTTCAAGTGGTGCCAAAAGCTTATCGAGCCCCCGGCGTTCGCGGAGCACCAGGTCTACCGCGCGCTGTCGGTTCTAGCCAAACATTCCGATGCGATCCAGGCCGGACTCTACAAGTCGTCCTCCAAGCTGCGTCGCAGGCGCACGGGCGTGCTCTACTACGATTGCGCCAACTACTTCTTCGAGATCGGGTGCGCCGACGAGGACGGCGACCGGCGCTACGGCGTCTCCAAGGAGCACCGGCCGAGCCCGATCGTGCAGATGGGCCTGTTCGTGGACGCCGACGGCGTCCCGCTGGCGTTCCGCATCGCGCCCGGCAACGCGTCCGAGCAGACGACGCTCAAGCCGCTCGAGCGCACGATCATGGAGGAGTTCGGCGAGTCCAGGTTCGTGGCGTGCACCGACGCCGGGCTCTCCTCGAAGGACAACCGCCTGTTCAGCACCGAGGGCGGGCGCGCCTTCGTCACGGCGCAGAGCATAAAAAAGATGAAGACAGAGCTGCGCGAGTGGGCGCTCGACCCTGCGGGCTGGAGGCTTTCAGGCTCCGATGCGGTCTACGACCTGCGCGAGGCCGGCGAGGTCGAGACGTGGGAGCGCGTGCTCCACAAGGAGAAGCGGGCCAAGGACGACGAGGGCTTCGAGCGGCGCTGCGTCGCCACCTTCTCGTTCAAGCGCATGGAGTACCGGGCCTCCATGTGCGAGCGGCAGGCCGAGCGCGCCGCCGCGAAGGCGGCCAAGGGGGCCAAGGCTGCCGAGAGGCGCAGCCCCAACGACCCGGCCCGGCTCCTCTGCGTCGAGCATGTCACGGCCGAAGGCGAGCTCGCCGACAGGGCCGTCGCGTCCCTCGACGAGTCCAAGGTCGCCGAGGAGGCCCGCTGCGACGGGCTCTCGTGCATCGCGACGTCGCTGGAGGACGACCCCGCCGACGTCATCGCCGTGAACAAGCGCCGCTGGCGGATCGAGGAGTGCTTCCGCACCATGAAGGCCGAGCTCAAGGCCCGCCCGGCCTGCCTCAGCCGCGCCGACGGGATACGCGGGCACTTCCTCACCTGCTTCGTCGCGCTTTTGGTCTACCGCTTGATGGACGAGCGTCTGGGCCATAAGTTCACCTGCGGGGAGCTGCTCTCCACGCTGCGGGGCATGGACGTGCTGGAGCTTTCCGGCGAGGGCTGGGTTCCCGCCTATGCTC